In Candidatus Pantoea floridensis, the genomic window CCAATACCACAGCAGCGCCCAAACCATGCCCGCCAACCCGGTGATGAGAAACAGGCCGCGCCAGCCAAACGCATCCTGCACGTGGAACAGCAGCGGCGTCATACAGGCCAGCCCGACAAACTGTGCGGATGAGTAGATACCAATGGCGCTGGCGCGCTCGTGCTCCGGAAACCAGCTGGAAATCACCCGATTATTGGCGGGCATCACCGGTGCTTCAAACGCGCCGACACCCAAGCGCAGGCCAAACAGCGCGGCGAACGTGCTGGCAAAAGCATGCAGTAGGGTAATGAGCGACCAGACAAATAAGCCAACCCCGTAGACCAGGCGAGCTCCGAGACGATCGATGAGAAATCCTCCGGGAATCTGCAAGGCGGCATAGATCCAGCCGAAGGCGGAAAAGATTAACCCCATCTCCATCGGCGTGAAGCGTAATTCGCCAGCCATCTCAGTGGCGGCAACCGACAGATTGGTGCGGTCCATGTAGTTGATAATGATATTAATAAACACCAAACCCAGCATCAGAAAGCGGGTACGTCCTGCTCGCATGCTGGTAGCGGTTTGGCTAAGCGGTTGTTCAGTCATTATGCAACTCCCGAATGCCGAGTGTTTCTTTAATAGAAACGATTTAGTGGGATTTTGGCGAATCTGTTCACCAAACTTTGCGATCGCGGCGACGTTAAAACAGCAGATTGCCCGAACTTTTTGTCAATTCAAAACTCAGACCATCACGCATGGTAATGTGTTTTGGGTTTAGCCATAGTGGCGACCTGCAAATTGAATCCCTCAAGGAGGACTTTCGTGAAACTGAAAGCACTGGCGCTAGCCGCCGTAATGAGCACTGGCGCAATGTCCGGTGTAGTCCAGGCGGGTGAATTGCCAAATGGACCGCATGTGGTGACTTCTGGGCAAGCAAGTGTTGATGCCAAACCCGATATTGCGACGCTCGCTATTGTGGTTAATGTTTCCTCGAAAGACGCGGCGGAAGCAAAAAAACAAGCTGATGACCGCGTGGCGCAATACTTCGATTTCCTGCAAAAGAATGGTATTGAGAAAAAAGATATCGATGCGGCAAACCTGAGTACGCAGCCGGAGTACGACTACACCAAAGAGGGTAAGTCAGTACTGAAAGGTTATCGTGCTGAGCGTCAGGTCCAGGTGACGTTGCGTAAGCTAGATAAGCTGAACGAACTGCTGGATGGTGCGCTGAAATCGGGCCTGAATGAGATCCGTTCAGTGGAGTTGGGCGTGGCGAATCCGGACAGCTATAAAGAGCAGGCGCGTAAAGTGGCGATCGCCAATGCGACGCAGCAGGCAAATGCGCTGGCAGAAGGTTTCAACGCAAAATTGGGTTCGGTGTACAGCATTCGTTATCACGTTGCTAACTACCAGCCAATGCCGATGGCGCGCATGTATAAAGCCGCCGCCGCACCCGCAGACACCACCGCGCAGCAAACTTACGAGCAGCAGAGCATTCACTTCGACGATCAGGTGGATGTAGTATTCGAAATCAAACCGAATACGCCGTAACGCTTGATATCAGGTCGCCATTTATGGCGACCTGAACATTACACCGGCGAAACATCCTGACGCAGCACGCGATGACCATGCGCGATCAGCGCATCTGTTACGCTGCGCATCAAGCGACTTTCCGGAGCAAAACGGTGCCAATACAGCATCCGACGCTGGTACAAACCCGGCGTTAAATCCACCAGCTCACCTTGCGCCAGCTCGCGCTCAATTTGCAGATGCGGAATCATACAGCACACGGAACCCTGGCGGGCTAACTGCACAAAGGCTTCTGATGAGTTAACGATGTGGCAGGGCACGCTGCCCGGCGACAGGTCAAAGTTCTGCTGTAAAAATGCCTGATGCATATCATCCAGATGGTCGAATGCCACCGCCGGCGCTTTCAGTAACGCCGAGCGCGTAACGCCGTTTGGGAAATAGCGTGCGGCAAATTCTGGCGATGCGCAGAACAGATAATCCAATGCGCCCAGTTGATCCACCAAACAGCTTGGTAGCGGTTGCGGCTGAATACTCACTGCACCAACCACTTCACCGCGACGCAGACGTTCCTGGGTGCGGGTTTCATCTTCCACCTGCAAATTCAGACGCACAGGCGAATCGGCCAGCACATCTTTTAGCGCCGGCAGCAGCCAGGTTGCCAGACTGTCGGCGTTGACCGCCAGCGACAGCAGCAGTGGCGTTGTTCCGCCGTTATCGTCACCTAGCCACTCCTCTTCCAGTAGCTCAACCTGATGCAATAACGCCAGCAATTTTTGTCCCTGCTCGGTGGGACGCGGCGGTACGGTACGCACTAGCAGCGGCTGACCGAATAAATTCTCCAGCTGTTTAATACGCTGAGAAACCGCAGATTGCGTAATACAAAGTTTTTGTGCCGCGCGCTCAAAGCCGCGCTCACGAATCACAGCATCCAGCGCCTGAAGCGTTCGATAATCCGGGCGTTTCATTGTTGTTCTCTCTCGTTCAGGTGGACATTACTATGCCATAAAACTGTCAAATTGTGCTGCGGCGCTTTTTTGCGGGCTGGCTTCCAAAGACGTAAATCGGCGGTTTAACAGTCGCGCTTTTTTACGACGCCTTGTTTTATACTACGCACACTTCGATGTCGCACAGGTTTTAAACATACCATGACCCAGGATGAACTGAAAAAAGCGGTAGGTTGGGCAGCGCTAAAATACGTAGAGCCGGGCACGATTGTCGGTGTTGGTACAGGTTCAACCGCAGCGCATTTCATTGATGCGCTCGGCACCATCAAGAATCAGATTGAAGGCGCGGTTTCCAGCTCGGAAGCCTCAACCGAGAAACTGAAAGCCTTAGGCATCCATGTCTTCGATCTTAACGAGATTGATGAGCTGTCGGTTTACGTAGATGGTGCTGATGAAATCAACCCGCAGATGCAGATGATCAAAGGCGGTGGCGCCGCGCTAACCCGCGAGAAAATCGTCGCCGCAGTGGCGAAGAAATTTATCTGTATTGCGGATGCGTCGAAAGAAGTTGATGTACTGGGCCACTTCCCGCTGCCGGTTGAGGTCATTCCCATGGCGCGTTCCTTTGTGGCACGTGAACTGGTGAAGCTGGGCGGCTTGCCCGAGTATCGTCAGAACGTTATCACCGATAACGGCAACATTATTCTCGACGTACATAATCTGCGTATTCTTAATCCCATCGAGCTGGAAAAAACCATTAACGCGCTGCCAGGCGTGGTGACGGTTGGCCTGTTTGCCGCGCGCGGTGCCGATGTTGCGCTGATTGGCAGCGCTGAAGGCGTGAAAACCATCGTAAAATGATCTGTCCGGCGCAGGCAGTGCGCCGGTTATTTCCATGCGCAAAACATCTTTTCTCGCCAGGCTGAAATTTGGTGACTTATGTCACAAAAGGTTCATCAGCAGCAGGTTCGTACTCTGTCCTATAGAGATGCCATGATTTTGTACGGCTTTGTGCTGTCTACGCATGGGCGCGTGCTGGTCGCCAGGCAATCGTTTGTATTGCTGCGCACGAAATATTTGATATTTTGACAGAAGGCTACCTTATGGTAGTCCTCGTTGAATTCTGAATAGGGTCGGGAAATGGCAAAGGTATCACTGGAAAAAGACAAGATTAAGTTCCTGCTGGTGGAAGGCGTTCACCAGAGTGCGCTGGAAAACCTGCGTGCAGCAGGCTACACCAACATCGAGTTTCACAAAGGGGCGCTGGATGCGGAGTCGCTGAAATCCTCCATCCGCGATGCGCACTTCATTGGTATCCGTTCCCGCACCCAACTGACTGAAGAGATCTTTGCTGCCGCTGAAAAGCTGGTGGCTGTCGGCTGCTTCTGTATCGGTACTAATCAGGTTGATCTTGGCGCTGCGGCGAAACGCGGCGTACCGGTGTTCAACGCACCGTTCTCGAATACCCGTTCGGTTGCTGAGCTGGTGATTGGCGAAATGCTGCTGATGCTGCGCGGTATTCCGGAGGCGAACGCCAAAGCACACCGTGGTATCTGGAATAAAGTCGCTAACGGTTCCTACGAAGCGCGTGGCAAAAAACTGGGTATCATCGGCTATGGCCATATCGGCATGCAGCTGGGTGTGCTGGCCGAGAGCCTGGGTATGCACGTGTTCTTCTACGATATCGAAAGCAAACTGCCGCTGGGTAACGCTACGCAGGTTCGTCATCTCTCTGACTTGCTCAACATGAGCGATGTGGTCAGCCTGCACGTGCCAGAAACGCCATCGACGCAAAATATGATGGGTGCTGAAGAGCTGGCGCTAATGAAGCCCGGCTCGCTGCTGATCAACGCCGCGCGCGGAACCGTGATTGATATTCCCGCGTTGTGTAATGCGCTGGCAAACAAGCATCTGGCCGGTGCCGCTATTGACGTCTTCCCGGTTGAACCTGCCACCAACAGCGATCCTTTCAACTCTCCGCTGTGCGAGTTCGACAATGTGATTTTGACGCCGCACATTGGTGGTTCAACCCAGGAAGCGCAGGAAAATATCGGCTTAGAAGTGTCTGGCAAGCTGGCAAAGTACTCTGACAACGGCTCTACTTTGTCTGCAGTTAACTTCCCGGAAGTGTCATTGCCGATGCACGCAGCCAGCGTCAGCCGTCTGCTGCACATCCATGAAAACCGTCCGGGTGTATTGACGGCTATCAACCAGATTTTTGCTGAGCAGGGCATCAACATTGCTGCGCAGTATCTGCAAACCACACCGATAATGGGCTACGTGGTCATTGATATTGATGCGTCAGAAGATGTGGCGGATAAAGCGCTACAGGCGATGAAGGCCATTCCAGGCACCATTCGCGCTCGTCTGTTGTACTGATCGAACAGGGCGCCGTTGGCGCCCTTTGTTTTTTCTGCTTACGCTTCCCATTGCCACAGTTTAGATGGCGTCAATATTGCTGGCAGCGGGACATCCCATGCCGCGACGGGGAGTGCATCCACGCGCTGGCAATCATGCGCAATGCCCACCGGAAGAAAACCATGCTGCTGCCAGTTTTGCAGCGTGCGATCGTAGAATCCACCGCCCATCCCCAAACGTTGGCCCTGATGGTCAAACGCCACCAGCGGCACCAGCATTACATCTAATTGGTCCAGCGTGGCCAGTTGCGTGATATCTAACGGCGGTTCCGGAATGCGCAGTTTATTAGGCGTAAGGGTGGTTTCGGGCGTGTAGCGAATAAACAGCAGATTGCCTGGCGAGAAAGGGTGCAGCACCGGCAGATAAACCTGCTTTTTTTGCTGCCACAGTTTGGCGATCAGCGGTCGGGTATTGATTTCACCATCAACCGATAAAAACAGCGCGATGCGTTGGGCATTGGCGATCGGCGCAATATTAATGGCGTGTTCAGCCAGCTGATCGGCGGCCTGTTCCTGCTGCTCAGACGTGAGGTTGCGGCGCAAATGGCGCACATGTTGACGAATATCGTGACGGTCGAGAAGTGAGGGCGCTGGCATGGTATCTACATCCCCGGAATAATCGCTTTTTAAAAGCGATTATATCATGCGAACCGGGGAAACAGATTTACTACTGAAGGGAGATCTCCGAGATGCCGCCGCAGGCTGTAACCCTTGAACCCTTGGTTCAAGGTGAACATGCCGTCACAACTATTAGGCTTCTCGGACGGACCGAGCATGCGCACAAATTGTGGAGCGTCACATTCTGTTGGTATGAAATATCGGCTCAGGGGACTGGCCCGCTTGCAAACATCTCAGAGAAAATGTACTTCACCGTCACTCTAGCATGAGGACCATGAAGCTTTATTCAAAATTAGGGCCCTGGCGATCGGTTATGCGACCTTGCTCAACTAACGCTTGTTCAATGGTCTGTTGCAGCATGCGGATACGTTGTTCCATGTTTGCTGCATAGTCGCGCGTCTTACCTTTCTCTTGTGCCAACTCGTGGCAGATGTTTAACGCGGCGATGAACACCAGTTGCTCTGTATTGGTGACTCTAGTGCGAACTTTTAAATCTTGCAACCGTTGATTGAGATCCTCTGCGGCCAGATTCAGCGCATCTTGCTGTTCAGGCGGACAATTCACTCTCAATGAACGACCAAAAATTTGAATATCTACTGGTTGTGCAGACATGCCACCATCCTGACTGATTACTTCGATCGCATCTCCCTTACCGGTCAATGGGTTGGGAGGAGCGAAACTATATATACCCGAGTTATAACTTACAACCCCTTTTCTGGAAACCCAGAGGCACCTGGTGGTAGCATAACACGAACTTATTCTGTCAACGACGACCAAAGCTTATGTCTTTACCGAACGCATCGCCTAGTTACAACGCGCTGGCCGCGGCCCTTTCTCAGCAGGGCGTGGGTATGACGCCAGCCGAAATGCACGGACTTCTCTCTGGGATTCTGTGCGGCGGCAATCAGGATACCAGCTGGAAAACCATGGTTCACGATCTTACCAACGAAGGCATGGCGTTTTCACAAAGCCTGTCTCAGCCGTTGCAGGCGCTGCATGAAAGCCTGGCGAATACGCTGGAAGACGAAGGCTTTATGTTCCAGTTGATGTTGCCGGAAGATGATGACATCACGGTATTCGATCGCGCGGATGCGCTGGCCGGTTGGGTAAACCATTTCCTGCTCGGTTTAGGGGTTACACAACCTAAGCTGGAAAAAGTCACCGGCGAAACCGGTGAAGCCATCGACGATCTGCGCACCATCGCGCAACTTGGTTATGACGAAGACGAAGATCAGGAAGAGCTGGAGCAGTCGCTGGAAGAGGTGATTGAGTACGTGCGCGTAGCCGCTCTGCTGTGCCACGACACCTTCACACGTCAGCATCAGCCAACGGCACCCGAAGTGCAGAAACCGACGTTACACTAAGCGCGTCAATGCGGGTACGTTGTGGCCCGTTTTCAACAGGGAGTGCAAACATGATTACTCTGGATACGTTTCAACAGCGTCGTCAGGCGCTGATTGCCCGCATGGCGCCAGGCAGTGCCGCATTGATTTTTGCTGCACCTGAAGTGACGCGCAGCAACGATACCGAATATAACTTTCGTCAAAACAGTGATTTTTGGTATTTCACGGGCTTTAACGAACCGCAGGCGCTGCTGGTATTAATCAAAAGCGATGACACGCATAACCACAGCGTGTTGTTCAATCGTGTGCGCGATCTGACCGCCGAAATCTGGTTTGGTCGCCGTCTTGGTCAGGACGCCGCACCGGCTAAATTGGGTGTCGATCGCGCCTTGCCTTGGGATGACATCGGCGAGCAGCTGCATCAATTGCTGAATGGTTTGGACGTGGTGTACCACGCGCAGGGCGAATACGCTGAGGCGGATCAGCTGGTGTTTAGCGCGCTGGATAAATTGCGTCGCGGCTTCCGTCAAAACCTCAGTGCGCCGGATACGATCACCGACTGGCGTCCGTGGGTGCATGAGATGCGCCTGTTCAAAAGTGCGCAAGAGATTGAGATTCTGCGCCGTGCGGGCAAAATCAGCGCGCTGGCGCACACGCGAGCCATGCAGGCCTGTCGTCCTGGTATGTTCGAATATCAGCTGGAAGGTGAAATTCATCATGAATTCAATCGCCACGGCGCGCGTTTTCCCTCTTACAACACTATCGTTGGTTCTGGCGAAAACGGCTGCATTCTGCACTACACCGAAAACGAATCGGAAATGCGCGACGGCGATTTAGTGCTGATTGATGCTGGCTGCGAATTCCATGGCTACGCGGGTGATATCACCCGCACCTTCCCGGTCAACGGCACGTTTAGTGAGCCGCAGCGCGCCATCTACGACATCGTGCTCGCTTCGCTGTACAAAGCGTTGTCGATGTTCCGCCCGGGTATCAGCATCCATGACGTTAATGACGAAGTGGTGCGCATCATGATTACCGGCCTGGTCGATCTCGGCATTCTGGATGGCAATATCGATACGCTGTTTGAAGAGCAGGCGCACCGCCCGTTCTTTATGCACGGTTTGAGCCACTGGCTGGGGCTGGATGTGCACGACGTCGGCCATTACGGCACGCCAAGCCGCGACCGTATTCTTGAGCCGGGCATGGTGCTGACCGTTGAGCCTGGCTTGTATATCGCGCCAGATGCCAAAGTGCCGCCGCAATATCGTGGCATTGGTATTCGCATCGAAGATGACATCGTCATCACCGCGGACGGCAACGAAAATCTTACCGACAGCGTGGTGAAAGATGCTGACGCGATCGAAGCGCTGATGGCGGCGGCACGCCACGCATGAGTATTTTAATTGCCGGCGGCGGCATGACTGGTGCGACTCTGGCGCTGGCGATTTCTCACCTGACGCAAGGCCAGCTACCGGTCACCTTGATTGAGCGTAGCCAACCCGATAGCCGTGCGCATCCGGGCTTCGATGGCCGTGCCATTGCATTGGCGGCTGGCACTTGCCAGCAATTAGCCGATATCGACCTATGGCGTTCACTGGCGGATTGCGCCACTGCTATCACCGATATCCACGTCTCCGATCGCGGTCATACCGGCTTCGTCTCGCTCAAAGCGGACGATCATCAACTGCCTGCGCTCGGTCAGGTGGTGGAACTTTTTGATGTTGGGCAGCGCCTTTTTCAGCGTCTGAAAACGGCTCCCGGCGTTACGCTACGCTGTCCGGATCACGTCACTTCTGTGACACGCACGCCGGATAGCGTACAGGTTACGCTCAGCAGCGGCGAACAGCTGGATGGCGCATTATTAGTAGCCGCCGATGGCTCGCGTTCACCTTTGGGCGCCTCCTGCGGCATCACCTGGCAGCGCGATGATTATCAACAGTTGGCCGTTATCGCCAATGTTGCAACGCAATTGCCGCACCAGGGCCGCGCCTTCGAACGTTTTACCGAACATGGCCCGCTGGCGTTGCTGCCGATGTCCGGCAACCGTATGTCGCTGGTGTGGTGTCACCCGATTGCTGCGCAAGCAACCATTAAGCAATGGGACGAGGCGACTTTCCTGCAAGCGCTCCAGCGTGCGTTTGGCTGGCGATTGGGGCGTTTCACCCACGCCGGGCAACGCGAACATTATCCCCTGGCGCTGCAAACCGCCGAACGTCAGGTAACGCATCGGCTGGCGCTGGTGGGCAATGCGGCGCAGACGCTGCACCCGATCGCCGGACAAGGTTTCAATCTTGGCCTGCGCGATGTGATGTCACTGGCAGAGACGTTAGCAGGGGCGTGGCGTCAGCAGCACGATCCCGGCAGTTTTGCCGTATTGCAGCACTTTGCCGCGCGGCGTCAGCCCGATCGTGCCGCCACAATTGGCGTTACAGACGGTTTAGTCCGACTGTTTGCTAACCGCTATGCGCCGTTAGTAGCAGGACGAAATCTTGGGCTGGTGGCAATGGACCATCTGCCTTGGCTGCGAAACCCACTTGCCGCGCGCACGCTCGGCTGGGTGAAGCGTTAAGCACGAACTAAGGGGCAGCAATGCAAACTTTTGATGTGGCAATCGCCGGTGGCGGCATGGTGGGGTTGGCCCTCGCCTGCGGATTACAAGGTAGCGGCTTACGCGTTGCCGTGCTGGAAAAGGCACCTGAGCCACAATTTGATCCGGCGGCTAACGCGTCGATTCGCGTTTCTGCCATCAATGCTGCCAGCGAACGTCTGCTGCAAAAGCTTGACGTGTGGTCAAGCATTCTGGCCCTGCGTGCCAGCGCCTATCACGGTATGGAAGTGTGGGATCAGGACAGCTTCGGCTCGATCAGCTTTGATGATGAACAGCAGGGGCTATCGCATCTCGGCCATATTATCGAAAACGAAGTGATTCATAGCGCTTTGTGGCAGCGTGCCAGCAACAGCAGCGATATCACGCTGTTTGCGCCCGCGCAGTTGCAGCAGGTGGCCTTTGGCGATAACGAAGCCTTCATTACGTTGCAAGATGGCAGCATGATGAGCGCACGTTTGCTGGTTGCCGCTGACGGCGCAAATTCCTGGCTGCGTGATAAAGCCGATATCCCGCTCACCTTCTGGGATTATGAGCATCATGCATTAGTGGCCAATATCCGCACCGACATGCCGCATGATGCCATCGCGCGTCAGGTGTTTCATGGCGATGGCATTCTGGCGTTCCTGCCGATGCAGGATCCGCACCTGTGTTCAATTGTGTGGTCGCTCTCGCCGCAGGAAGCTACGCGCCTGCAATCCATGCCGCAAGCGCTGTTTAACCAACAGCTGTCGGTGGCGTTTGATATGCGCCTGGGCCTGTGTCAGGTCGAGAGTGAGCGCAGAACCTTCCCACTGACGGCACGTTATGCACGTAACTTCGCCGCGCACCGCTTGGCATTGGTGGGTGATGCAGCACACACCATTCATCCGCTGGCCGGACAGGGTGTGAATCTCGGCTTTATGGATGCCGCAGAATTGATTGGTGAGATCCGTCGACTGCATCAGGAAGGTAAAGACATTGGGCAGCATCTCTATTTGCGCCGCTATGAGCGCAGCCGCAAGCACAGTGCCGCGATGATGTTGGCGGGGATGCAAGGTTTCCGCGAGCTGTTTGCCGGCACGCATCCGGCGAAAAAACTGCTGCGTGATGTCGGTCTGAAGCTGGCCGATACTTTACCGGGCGTTAAACCCATGATGCTTAAACAGGCAATGGGGCTGAACGACTTGCCCAGCTGGATCCGCTAATTCACCTTGCTGACGGCGCCCAATTGGGCGCCGTTTTTGTCTATTGCACCGTAAAGATGCACCGCTGCACCGCGATCGCGCCTCGTTTGATTTATTCTAATTTTACCCCTTAATTCGCATTAGTTTATCTCATGCTGCATCAGTGTTGCCGCCATGCTCATCCTTAAGTTTGTGGTCCTGATTCACTCAGTTTGCTGCATGAAAGTAATTTAGTCGTATTTTGTGCGAGGCTAATCACAATAATGCAGTGATTTATGCTGTTCTGTGTTCGATGAGGTGTTGAAAAGTGCTAGGGTTTCACCCTCGTTTTGCTTATGGTTAATTGCCGCATTCGGTGATAACTTCAGCACAAAGAGAACGTTTGCGTCAGCCTGATAAGGCGACGCAGGCGCGTCACACTTACTTGTTTTCACAGGATGGTTATGACTCAGCAAACGCCTCTATTCGAACAGCATCAGGCATGCGGTGCCCGCATGGTGGACTTCCACGGTTGGATGATGCCGCTGCATTACGGCTCGCAAATGGATGAGCATCACGCGGTGCGCAACGATGCCGGCATGTTTGATGTTTCCCACATGACCATCGTCGATCTGCGCGGTGCACGTACCCGCGAGTTTCTGCGCTATCTATTGGCAAATGATGTCGCCAAATTGACTCAGCCCGGCAAAGCGCTTTACACCGGCATGTTGAATGCCTCGGCTGGCGTCATCGATGATTTGATTGTTTACTTTATGAGCGAAGATTTCTTCCGTCTGGTGGTTAACTCCGCCACGCGTGAGAAAGATTTGGCGTGGATTAAACAGCATGCGCAGCCGTTTGGCGTGGAATTGACTGAGCGTGACGATCTGGCGCTGATTGCGGTGCAAGGTCCGAATGCGCAGCAGAAAGCGCAAACGCTGTTTAGCGCCGCTCAGCGAGACGCCGTGACCGGCATGAAGCCGTTCTTCGGTGTACAAGCGGAAAACCTGTTCATCGCAACGACCGGTTACACCGGCGAAGCAGGCTACGAGATTGCCATGCCTGCCACTGAAGCCGCTGCTTTTTGGCAGCAGCTGTTGGCCGCAGGTGTTAAACCGGCGGGTTTAGGCGCGCGTGACACGCTGCGCCTGGAAGCGGGCA contains:
- a CDS encoding oxidative stress defense protein, producing MKLKALALAAVMSTGAMSGVVQAGELPNGPHVVTSGQASVDAKPDIATLAIVVNVSSKDAAEAKKQADDRVAQYFDFLQKNGIEKKDIDAANLSTQPEYDYTKEGKSVLKGYRAERQVQVTLRKLDKLNELLDGALKSGLNEIRSVELGVANPDSYKEQARKVAIANATQQANALAEGFNAKLGSVYSIRYHVANYQPMPMARMYKAAAAPADTTAQQTYEQQSIHFDDQVDVVFEIKPNTP
- a CDS encoding LysR family transcriptional regulator ArgP, whose translation is MKRPDYRTLQALDAVIRERGFERAAQKLCITQSAVSQRIKQLENLFGQPLLVRTVPPRPTEQGQKLLALLHQVELLEEEWLGDDNGGTTPLLLSLAVNADSLATWLLPALKDVLADSPVRLNLQVEDETRTQERLRRGEVVGAVSIQPQPLPSCLVDQLGALDYLFCASPEFAARYFPNGVTRSALLKAPAVAFDHLDDMHQAFLQQNFDLSPGSVPCHIVNSSEAFVQLARQGSVCCMIPHLQIERELAQGELVDLTPGLYQRRMLYWHRFAPESRLMRSVTDALIAHGHRVLRQDVSPV
- the rpiA gene encoding ribose-5-phosphate isomerase RpiA, which produces MTQDELKKAVGWAALKYVEPGTIVGVGTGSTAAHFIDALGTIKNQIEGAVSSSEASTEKLKALGIHVFDLNEIDELSVYVDGADEINPQMQMIKGGGAALTREKIVAAVAKKFICIADASKEVDVLGHFPLPVEVIPMARSFVARELVKLGGLPEYRQNVITDNGNIILDVHNLRILNPIELEKTINALPGVVTVGLFAARGADVALIGSAEGVKTIVK
- the serA gene encoding phosphoglycerate dehydrogenase, which translates into the protein MAKVSLEKDKIKFLLVEGVHQSALENLRAAGYTNIEFHKGALDAESLKSSIRDAHFIGIRSRTQLTEEIFAAAEKLVAVGCFCIGTNQVDLGAAAKRGVPVFNAPFSNTRSVAELVIGEMLLMLRGIPEANAKAHRGIWNKVANGSYEARGKKLGIIGYGHIGMQLGVLAESLGMHVFFYDIESKLPLGNATQVRHLSDLLNMSDVVSLHVPETPSTQNMMGAEELALMKPGSLLINAARGTVIDIPALCNALANKHLAGAAIDVFPVEPATNSDPFNSPLCEFDNVILTPHIGGSTQEAQENIGLEVSGKLAKYSDNGSTLSAVNFPEVSLPMHAASVSRLLHIHENRPGVLTAINQIFAEQGINIAAQYLQTTPIMGYVVIDIDASEDVADKALQAMKAIPGTIRARLLY
- a CDS encoding 5-formyltetrahydrofolate cyclo-ligase, translating into MPAPSLLDRHDIRQHVRHLRRNLTSEQQEQAADQLAEHAINIAPIANAQRIALFLSVDGEINTRPLIAKLWQQKKQVYLPVLHPFSPGNLLFIRYTPETTLTPNKLRIPEPPLDITQLATLDQLDVMLVPLVAFDHQGQRLGMGGGFYDRTLQNWQQHGFLPVGIAHDCQRVDALPVAAWDVPLPAILTPSKLWQWEA
- the zapA gene encoding cell division protein ZapA translates to MSAQPVDIQIFGRSLRVNCPPEQQDALNLAAEDLNQRLQDLKVRTRVTNTEQLVFIAALNICHELAQEKGKTRDYAANMEQRIRMLQQTIEQALVEQGRITDRQGPNFE
- a CDS encoding YecA/YgfB family protein, whose translation is MSLPNASPSYNALAAALSQQGVGMTPAEMHGLLSGILCGGNQDTSWKTMVHDLTNEGMAFSQSLSQPLQALHESLANTLEDEGFMFQLMLPEDDDITVFDRADALAGWVNHFLLGLGVTQPKLEKVTGETGEAIDDLRTIAQLGYDEDEDQEELEQSLEEVIEYVRVAALLCHDTFTRQHQPTAPEVQKPTLH
- the pepP gene encoding Xaa-Pro aminopeptidase; the encoded protein is MITLDTFQQRRQALIARMAPGSAALIFAAPEVTRSNDTEYNFRQNSDFWYFTGFNEPQALLVLIKSDDTHNHSVLFNRVRDLTAEIWFGRRLGQDAAPAKLGVDRALPWDDIGEQLHQLLNGLDVVYHAQGEYAEADQLVFSALDKLRRGFRQNLSAPDTITDWRPWVHEMRLFKSAQEIEILRRAGKISALAHTRAMQACRPGMFEYQLEGEIHHEFNRHGARFPSYNTIVGSGENGCILHYTENESEMRDGDLVLIDAGCEFHGYAGDITRTFPVNGTFSEPQRAIYDIVLASLYKALSMFRPGISIHDVNDEVVRIMITGLVDLGILDGNIDTLFEEQAHRPFFMHGLSHWLGLDVHDVGHYGTPSRDRILEPGMVLTVEPGLYIAPDAKVPPQYRGIGIRIEDDIVITADGNENLTDSVVKDADAIEALMAAARHA
- the ubiH gene encoding 2-octaprenyl-6-methoxyphenyl hydroxylase, with amino-acid sequence MSILIAGGGMTGATLALAISHLTQGQLPVTLIERSQPDSRAHPGFDGRAIALAAGTCQQLADIDLWRSLADCATAITDIHVSDRGHTGFVSLKADDHQLPALGQVVELFDVGQRLFQRLKTAPGVTLRCPDHVTSVTRTPDSVQVTLSSGEQLDGALLVAADGSRSPLGASCGITWQRDDYQQLAVIANVATQLPHQGRAFERFTEHGPLALLPMSGNRMSLVWCHPIAAQATIKQWDEATFLQALQRAFGWRLGRFTHAGQREHYPLALQTAERQVTHRLALVGNAAQTLHPIAGQGFNLGLRDVMSLAETLAGAWRQQHDPGSFAVLQHFAARRQPDRAATIGVTDGLVRLFANRYAPLVAGRNLGLVAMDHLPWLRNPLAARTLGWVKR
- the ubiI gene encoding FAD-dependent 2-octaprenylphenol hydroxylase — encoded protein: MQTFDVAIAGGGMVGLALACGLQGSGLRVAVLEKAPEPQFDPAANASIRVSAINAASERLLQKLDVWSSILALRASAYHGMEVWDQDSFGSISFDDEQQGLSHLGHIIENEVIHSALWQRASNSSDITLFAPAQLQQVAFGDNEAFITLQDGSMMSARLLVAADGANSWLRDKADIPLTFWDYEHHALVANIRTDMPHDAIARQVFHGDGILAFLPMQDPHLCSIVWSLSPQEATRLQSMPQALFNQQLSVAFDMRLGLCQVESERRTFPLTARYARNFAAHRLALVGDAAHTIHPLAGQGVNLGFMDAAELIGEIRRLHQEGKDIGQHLYLRRYERSRKHSAAMMLAGMQGFRELFAGTHPAKKLLRDVGLKLADTLPGVKPMMLKQAMGLNDLPSWIR
- the gcvT gene encoding glycine cleavage system aminomethyltransferase GcvT is translated as MTQQTPLFEQHQACGARMVDFHGWMMPLHYGSQMDEHHAVRNDAGMFDVSHMTIVDLRGARTREFLRYLLANDVAKLTQPGKALYTGMLNASAGVIDDLIVYFMSEDFFRLVVNSATREKDLAWIKQHAQPFGVELTERDDLALIAVQGPNAQQKAQTLFSAAQRDAVTGMKPFFGVQAENLFIATTGYTGEAGYEIAMPATEAAAFWQQLLAAGVKPAGLGARDTLRLEAGMNLYGQEMDEGVSPLAANMGWTISWEPADRDFIGRDALQAQREKGTEKLVGLVMTEKGVLRNGLTVRFTDEQGQPQQGIITSGSFSPTLGYSIALARVPAGIGEQAIVEIRNREMPVKVTKPIFVRAGKPVAQ